The Erythrobacter sp. HL-111 DNA segment GGCCTGACCGGGGCCGCGGTGCGGCTCGCGCAGGCGGCGCGATACCTTTCGGCCGGGACGGTCGAATTCCTGTTCGATGCCGAGCGGGGCGACTTCTACTTCCTCGAGATGAACACGAGGCTCCAGGTCGAGCACGGCGTCACCGAGGAGGTCATGGGGATCGACCTCGTCGAATGGATGATCCGCGGCGCGCGGGGCGATTTCGCGATGCTCGAGCGCGACCCGCCCGAACCGCGGGGGCACGCGGTGCAGGTGCGGCTCTATGCCGAGGACCCGGCGCTCGATTACCGGCCGACCTCGGGCACCCTCACCGAAGTCCGGTTCCCCGAGGGCATCCGCGCGGACACGTGGTGCGCCCCCGGCAGCACGGTGAGCGCGTGGTACGACCCGATGATCGCCAAGCTGATCACCCACGCGCCCACGCGCGCGGAGGCGATCGCGGCGATGCACGACGCGCTCGGCAAGACCCGGCTCGACGGGATCGAGACCAATCTGCGCTGGCTGCGCGATGTCGTGCGCCATCCCGATTTCCTCGCCGGGACCGTTTCGACGAAGATGCTGGGCCGGATCGAATACCGCCCCGCGAGCGTCACCGTCATCTCCGGCGGCACCGCGACGAGCGTGCAGGACTGGCCGGGGCGCGAGGGTTACTGGGCGGTCGGCGTGCCGCCGTCAGGGCCGATGGACGACCTTTCCTTCCGGCGCGGCAATCGCCGCCTCGGCAATCCCGAAGGCACCGCGGGGCTCGAGGTGACCTTCAACGGGCCAACGCTGCGGTTTGCGAGCGCAGCGCGGATCTGCCTTGCGGGGGCCGATTTCGGGGCGACGCTCGACGGCGAGGCCGTGCCGCGCGACGAGCCGGTCGATGTCTCGCCGGGACAGACGCTCGCGCTCGGCCGGGTGCGCGGGGCGGGGGCGCGCGGTTACATATTGTTCGCAGGCGGGCTCGACCTGCCCGCCTATCTCGGCAGCCGCGCGACCTTCGCGCTCGGCCAGTTCGGCGGCCACGCGGCGCGCACCCTCGTCGCGGGCGACACGCTGCACCTCGCGGGTGGCGGGACCGGAGCGCCCGAAAACCTCGAACCAATGCCCGAATTCGACGGCAAGTGGAGCCTGCGGGTCATGTACGGCCCCCATGGCGCGCCCGATTTCTTCACGCCAGGCGACATTGCCGCCATCCTCGAGGCGGAATGGAAGGTCCATTACAACAGCAACCGCACCGGGGTCCGGCTGGTCGGTCCGAAACCGCGATGGGCGCGCAGCGACGGGGGCGAGGCGGGCCTCCATCCCTCGAACATCCACGACAATCCCTATGCCATAGGGGCGCTCGATTTCACCGGGGACATGCCGATCATCCTCGGCCCCGACGGACCTTCGCTGGGCGGCTTCGTCTGCCCCTTCGTCGTGATCGCGGCCGACCGCTGGAAGATCGGCCAGCTCGCGCCCGGCGATCGCCTGCGCTTCGTCCCGATCGATCTCGCCGGGGCGGAAGCGATCGGCGAGCGGCAGAAGCGGGGGTATGCCGCACCTCCCGCGCTCGTTTCCGGGCGCGGCGAGGTGGGCGGGCTCGACCCCGTCCTTGCCAGGATAGCCGGTTCGGGCAACCGCCCGGAGACGGTCTATCGCCAGCAGGGCGACCGCAACATCCTCGTCGAATACGGGCCGATCGTGCTCGATCTCGAATTGCGGATCAGGGTTCATGCGCTGCTGACGCGGCTCGAGGCGATGGCCCTGCCCGGGGTGATCGACATGGTGCCCGGGATCCGTTCGCTCCAGCTGCATTTCGACGGCGAAAGGCTCGATCAGAAAGGCGCGCTCGCCGCGCTCATGGAAGCCGAGCAGGAGCTGGGCGATCTCGACGATTTCACGATCCCCTCGCGCATTCTCCACCTCCCCCTCAGCTGGCGCGACCCGGCGACGATCGAGGCGATCGAGAAATACATGGCCGCGGTGCGCGACGACGCGCCGTGGTGCCCGGACAATATCGAGTTCATCCGCCGCGTGAACGGCCTCGCCGACGCGGATGCGGTCAAGGACATCGTGTTCGATGCGAGCTATCTCGTCATGGGTCTCGGCGACGTCTATCTCGGCGCGCCGGTGGCGACGCCGGTCGATCCGCGCCACCGGCTGGTGACGACGAAATACAACCCCGCACGCACCTGGACCCCGCCCAATGTCGTCGGGATCGGCGGGGCCTACATGTGCATCTACGGCATGGAAGGGCCGGGCGGATACCAGTTGTTCGGGCGCACCATCCAGGTCTGGAACACCTATCGCCAGACCGACGCCTTCCGCGAGGACCGGCCCTGGCTGCTGCGCTTCTTCGACCAGATCCGCTTCTTCGAAGTCAGCGGCGACGAACTGGCCGAATGGCGACGCGACTTTCCGACCGGGCGGCGTTCGATCGAGATCGAGCATTCCGAATTCAGCCTCGCCGAACACCGCGCCTTCCTCGCCGAGAACGCCGGATCGATCCGCGCCTTCGAGGAACGGCGCGCCGCCGCCTTCGCCGCCGAACGGGGCCAGTGGGAGCGCGACGGGGAATTCGACCGGATCAGCGAGCTGGTCGAGGAGGGGGCGGGCGCCTCGGGCGAGGCAGCCGAGATCGAGCTTCCCGCCGGCACCGAACTGGTCGAGGCGCCTTTCGGCGGGAGCGTGTGGAAGCTGCTGGTAAGCGAAGGCGACGACATCGAGGCCGGGACCACCATTGCCGTGATCGAGGCGATGAAGATGGAAAGCCCGCTCGAAAGCCCGGGCAGCGGGCGGGTCGAGGCGGTCTACATCGCGGAACGGCAGGCGCTCGAACCGGGCGCGCCGATCCTGGCCCTGAGGAAGCGCGCATGAGCGGCGCGGCCCGGACCCCGGCCCCTGCCCCGGCCCATTCCCCGTCCCGTCAGCGCGCCCGCGAGATCGCCGCCGCGGTCAATGCCGGGGACGCCAGCGCCGAGGCGGTGATGCGCGATGCGCTGGCCCGCATCGCGGCCTATGACCTCATCCAGCCGCAGACGTGGATAAGCCGCGCCGATGACGAGGCGCTGATCGGGGCGGCGCGGCGGATCGATGCGCGCCTTGCCGCGGGAGAATCCCTGCCGCTTGCCGGGGTGCCCTTTGCCGCGAAGGACAATATCGACGTGGCTGGCCTGTCGACCACCGCGGCCTGTCCCGCCTTCGCCTATCGGCCCGAACGCTCCGCCACGGTCATCGAAAGGCTGGAACGGGCCGGGGCGATCTGCGTCGGCAAGACCAATCTCGACCAGTTCGCGACCGGCCTCGTCGGCACGCGCAGCCCCTACGGCATCCCGCGCAACGTCTACAACCGCGCTCACGTCAGCGGCGGGTCGAGTTCGGGCTCCGCCGTCAGCGTCGCCGCCGGGCTCGTCCCGATCGCGCTCGGCACGGATACGGCGGGTTCGGGCCGCGTGCCCGCCGCGTTCAACCATCTCACCGGCTTCAAGCCGAGCAAGGGCCGCTGGAGCACGCGCGGGCTCGTCCCGGCCTGCCGGACGCTCGATTGCATCACGGTCTTCGCCCACGATCCCGCCGATGCGCGCCTCGTCGACGGCATCCTCGCCGGGTTCGATCCCGAGGATCCCTATTCGCGCGAAGCCGCGGAGCGCGCCCTCGACATCCGGCGGATCGGCGTCCCGCGGCGCGGCCAGCGGGCATGGTTCGGAGACGCAGAATCGGAACGTCTCTACGACAGCGCGCTTGCCCGACTCGGGAGCATGGCCGAGCTCGTCGAGATCGACACCGCCCCGCTCGATGAAGCGGCGAGCCTGCTTTACGGCGGGCCTTGGGTGGCCGAACGCAGCGCGGCGGTCGAAGACCTGCTGCGGAGCGATCCCGGGCAGATCGAACCGACCGTCCGTTCGCTGCTGGAGCCCGGTCTCGCGATCACGGCGGTCGATGCGTTCAAGGCGATGTACCGCCTCGCCGAACTCGCCCGGCAGGCCGAGGACATGTGGCGCAAGGTCGACATGCTCGCCTTCCCTACCGCCCCGCGCAGCTACCGCGTCGCCGAACTTCTGGCCGAGCCGGTCGCGCTCAACAGCCATCTGGGGCGATACACCAATTTCGTGAACCTGCTCGACATGGCCGCGATCGCCGTGCCCGCGGGGGCGCGCGCGAACGACACCGGGTTCGGCATCACGCTGATCGGTCCCGCCCACAGCGACACAGCGCTGATCGCGGCGGCCGAAGCATACCTTTCGGCGGCGGACCTGCCCGGTCCGCCCGCACTCGATCTGGAGGGAAAGATGGAAAGCGTGAAACTTGCGGTCGTCGGAGCGCATCTCAAGGACATGCCGCTGCACTGGCAGCTCGCATCGCGCGACGCGCATTTCGTCGGCGCGTTCGAGACCGCGCCGACCTACAGGCTCTACGCCATGGCGGACAGCGTCCCGCCCAAGCCTGCGCTCGTCCACGACGAAACCGGCGGCGCGATCAAGGTCGAGGTCTACGAACTCGATTGCGCCGCCTTCGGCAGCTTCGTCGCCGAAGTGCCCGCCCCGCTCGCCATCGGGACCGTGACCCTGTCGGACGGCACCAGCGTCAAGGGGTTCGTCGCCGAACCGCGCGCGACGAAAGGTGCCGAGGACATCACCGCGCTCGGCGGCTGGCGGGCCTATGTAGCGCGCGGAAAGGAATAGAAAATTTCAGCGGGCACCGAGCGAAGAGCAGCAAAAGTGCCACACCCTACCAATTTCCGTAATGTTACGATTGACCCGGTCGGTAATATCGTTAGACTTTCATGAAAGCGCAGACGCAGACATAGCGCAAACAGCCATAACCAAAATCGTCCGCGGGAGAGATGTCGTTGAAGGGACCGGTTCGACCGGCCCTCTCGGCGACGGCTCTGCTGCGAATTTGCATTTGAACGGGGAAAACCGAATGAGCGGGACACGCGTCGGAAACAGGATCATCGGGGCGGAGGCCCCGGTCACCGTGGGCTGGGAAAACATCGGCCGCGTCGAAGGCGGCCCGCTCAAGCAGCTGGTCTTCACCTATTTCCAGCCGTTCTTCCTGTTCGCGGTCGTCGCGTTCTGGTACTGGGCCCCCAACGAAATCGCCGTGGCATCGACCGCGTTCATGATCGCGGTCGGCTTCAAGATCCTCCTGCTCGCGCTCGAATGGGTCAATCCGCGCTACGACAGCTGGCGGCTGACGTGGAAGGAATTCGCCACCGACCTGTTCTACGTCGGCCTCGGCTACACCGTGCTGCGGATGGTCGATGTCTACATCGGCGACACGGTCATGATCGAGGCGATCCAGGGCGCGTTCGGCTGGGACAAGGTCGCGTGGTTCACCACGATGCCGCTGCTGGTGCAGGCGATCGCGATTTCGATGATCTTCGATTTCGGCCAGTACTGGATGCATCGCGGGATGCACAACTGGTACCCGCTGTGGCTGACCCACGCCCCGCACCACTACATCACCCAGCTCAACATCAACAAGGGCTCGGTCGGCAATCCGGTCGAACTCTTCCTGATCGGTCTCGGCATCGGCGGGTTCTTCGACTTCCTGCCGCGCGCCTTCCTGATCGCGGGGGCGATCGGGCTGACGGTCGCGACCTACCAGCACATCAACGTGCGGTTCAACACGCCGGCCTGGTGGCGCTTCATTTTCAACACGACCGAGCATCACAGCGTTCACCATTCGCAGGATTACGAGGCCACCCGGAGCAATTATTCGGGCACCTGGATCCTATGGGACCGGCTGTTCGGCACCTGCGTCGATGGCGAGGCGGAAGTTCTCGGCATGGAAGGGGGGCGCCGGATGGATATTCGCGAGACCATGCATTTCCCCTTCACCGAAGGGTACAGGACACTGAAGTCCAACCTCGCGCGGCGGATGGCGCGCGTGGCGGGACCGGAAAGCCATGAGCCGGCCGAGTAACCGGTCGCATCCACGTCGCCTCGCCCGGGGGCGGCCACCAGTCGAGAAGCACGCCTTTTCGAACCCGCGCCTGCGGGAACGGGACTGGCTTGCCCACCTTCGGGGGCGAAGCGCAAGATGAAAGCCAAGGTGCCATACTTGGACCGGATCTGGCGGGTGCGCGATTCGATCGGGCTGCCGGACGGGGTCCCGCCCGACGCGGCGTTCGAACGTCTCGCGCCGCTCTTCGCGACCCGCGGAACCTCCTGCGAGGTCACCGGCGACACCCTCACCTACAACAAGGACAACCCGGCCGCGCAGGACAAGCTGGCGACCTTCACCAGCGGCACCCTGCGGGTCGAACGCAGCGGGGGCGGCGCGCGCCTCGACTATGATGTCGGCAGCGCCGCGCTGCTGCTGTGCTTTCTCGCGCCGCTCCTGTTTCTCGCCTTCGCCCAGCTCGCCGTCCTCGCCAACGCCCTGCACGGGCCGCAGGTCGAGGAAGCCCGCAGCGAAGGCGCCGCCGGGGAAGAGGCGGAAGAGCCGGGCGAACTTCACTGGATCGACCGGATGCTCGGCGCGCCCGCGCCCGAGGCGAAGGATCAGGAGGACGAGGAGGAAGACGAGGACGAGGGCAGGCATTCGCCCACGCCCGGTTACGTCCTCGCCGGCATTTTCGCCGCCGTCTACCTGGTCGGCCGGTTCCTCGAGCCGTGGTTGCTCAAGCGGACCTTCCGCAAGGCGCTCGAAGGGGAACTCGAACCGGCCCGCACGGCCGGACATCAATACGAAAATCATGACGAAGCGGACGCGAGAGCCGCTCGGCTGGTGGATGCAACAAGGAGAGGCGAGGACTTAGGCAAGCCCAGGGGGTAGACATGCACTTCGTATCCAGATCTCGCTCGCGCCGCACCATCATCACGGCAGCGCTGCTTTCCGTGTCGGGCACGGCGCTTCTCGCCCCGCCGGTGAAGGCGCAGGATATCTCGCTCGAGACTGCCGCGGAGGAAGACGATGTCGAACCCGAGGACATCTTCGTCACCGGCTCCCGCCTTAGGCGCGATCCCAACCTCGGCTCGGCCTCGCCCATCGTCACGATCGAGGCCGAAACGATCCGCGGCGGCGCCGACGTGACCGAGGCCCTGCGCGAAGTCCCGGCCCTCGCCAGTTCCGTGACCAGCGCGCAGACGCTCGATGCGGGCGAGCTCGCATCGGGCGGGGCGGTCGGCGCGGCGACGCTCAACCTGCGCGGCCTCGGAGCGGAACGCACGCTGGTCCTCGTCAACGGCCGCCGCCATGTCGCGGGCGTCGCGGAAAGCGCGATCGTCGACATCAATTCGATCCCGCCCGCCCTGATCGAGAACGTCGAGGTGCTGACCGGCGGCGCATCTGCGGTCTATGGCGCGGACGCGGTCACGGGCGTCGTCAACTTCGTGCTGGAGGACGATTTCGACGGTGTCGAACTCGGCGCCCAGGGCGGAATATCGGGAGAGGGCGACGGCGCCCGCCTCGACATCTACGCCAAGCTCGGCAAGAATTTCGGCGATGGCCGGGGCAACATCACGCTCGTCGGCGAATACATGCGCGATGACGGGCTGCGCTTCGGCGACCGCGCGCAATATCGCGACGGCAATATCAGCGACGACGGGCCAAACCCCTTCCTGCGGTTCCAGCAGGGCGACCTGGGCGGTTCGGGGACGCCGAACTTCAATGCCTTCTACAACCCCGCGAACGGCCGCTTTCCCTTCGGCTTCATCATCCCGACGCCGGGAAGCAGCACCTTCGATTCGATCTTTTCCGGAGGCGTGAGCCCGACCGCGCAGGAACAGGCGCTGATCGACCGGGCGCAGGCGTCCCCGACCCGCCTGATCGCGCCGCAATACCAGTTCTCGATCACCTCGGCGGGCGGTCTGATCCTGCCGGCGAACTTTTCCGATCCGGGGCTCGACCTCAACGGCAACGGCAATTCGGACTGCCTCGATTCCTTCACCGGCTTCAACGGGCTGCTCGACTTTTCCGGCTCGTTCGGCATCGTGGGGGGCTGCTGGCTCAACACCGAGAACGGGGTCGAAGTCGTCGAGGACGGGCTCGTCGCGAGCAATTTCAACGCTTTCGGCGGGAATGCGGTGATCTTCGACAACAACGCCTTCCTCGTGCCGCAGATCGATCGCTTCGCCATCAACCTGCTGTCCGACTATGATATTTCCGACAGCGTGAACGCCTTCTTCGAAGGCAAGTACGTCCGGCAGGAAACGACTTTCGGCACCGCGCTCAACAGTTTCTATGACCTGCTGACGGTCGCGCCCGACAACCCGTTCATCCCGCCCGAGCTGCAGCCGGTCGCGGACAATGCGGGCGGGCTGTTCATCACCCGCGACCCGATCGATCTCGGCCCGAACATCGACACCACGGTGGCGGAGACATGGCGATTCGTGGGCGGGCTCGAAGGCTCGCTGACCGACGAGATCGGATTTTCCGTCTCCGCCAACTGGGGGCGCTACGAAACCGTCGAGACGAACAACAACAATGTCCTTCTCGACCGCTTCTTCGCCGCGATCGACGTGACCAGCGATGCCCAGGGCAATCCGGTCTGCCGCAGCGAACTCGATCCCACGGTGCGTTCGCCCTCGACCCTTTTCGGCATCCCGACCGGCGAATTCGGCTATCTCACCTTCGTGCCCGGCCAGGGCGAGTGCCAGCCGGCCAATCTCTTCGGTATCGGGACGATCAGCCAGGAGGCGATCGATTTCATCACCACCACCACGACCAACCGGTTCGAGACCGAGCAGCTCGTCCTGCTCGGCATCGTCAACGGGGACACGAGCGCGTTCCTCAACCTGCCCTATGACGCGATCGATTTCGCCTTCGGCTTCGAATATCGCGACGAATCGAGCTTCTCGACCTTCGATCCGCTGGTGCGCGGCATCCTTCCGGTAACCACGGCGGATGGCAACGCGGGCGATTTCGTGGGCGACCTCGGCTTCTCGCAGACCTCTCTCGCCACGCCGCCGGACGAATTCCTGCAGGATTCGGGCGGCTCGTTCGACGTGGTCGAGCTGTTCGGCGAGATCGGGACCACCCTGCTTTCGGGCGTGCCGGCGTTCGAGGAACTGCGCCTCGAACTTGCCGGGCGCTATTCCGACTATTCGACGGTCGGCGGGGTCTGGACCTACGCGGTCAATGGCTTCTGGGCACCGATCGACGACCTGCGCTTTCGCGGCACCTATTCCCGGGCCGTTCGCGCGCCCAACATCTCCGAACTCTTCGCGCCTCCGCAGGCGGCCTTCTTCCGCCCGTTCGACCCGTGCGACCAGACGGAGATCGACGCCCTCGTCGCGATCGACGATCCCAATGTCCAGAACCGCATCGCCAACTGCCGCGCCGACGGCATTCCCGAAGGCTTCTCGGACCCGCTGAGCGCGCGTTTCGCGGGCACGATCTCGGGCAATCCGGACCTGCGCGAGGAAACCGCCGACACGATCACCCTGGGTGCGGTCCTGCAGCCCAGCTTCATTCCGGGGCTCGGCATCACGGTGGATTACTACAATATCGAGATCGACGAGGCGATCAGCACCATCGCCGCGCAGGACGTGGTCGACAATTGCTATGACAGCGCCACCTTCCCGAACGATTTCTGCACCTCCTTCACCCGCAACCGCGATCCGAACTCGGCGCAGTTCCTCGGCTTCGCTTCGCTCAACCTGTCGACGATCAACTTCGTCCAGATCCAGACGGCCGGGATCGACGCGTCGGTAAGCTACTCCTTCGCCATCGGCGAGCACGGCTTCGACCTGTCCGCGGTCGGTTCGTGGGTCGACAGGATCGACTTCTTCTTCGACCCCACCGATCCCGAAGCGATCGATCCGGAACTGGGCGAGATCGGCCGTCCCGAATGGTCGGGCACGGCTTCGGTCGGCTACACCCTGGGCTCGTTCAGGTTCGGCTATTCGCTGCAATATCTGAGCGAGATGGGCCTCGGCGACGTCGAGATCGAAACGGTCGATGCACAATTCGGGCCGATCGGGATCGCGGATGAATATTTCATCCACGACCTCTCGGCGAGCTACACTTTCATGGACGACCGTTTCGAAGTCTATGGTGGCGTGAACAACCTGACCGACGAGCAACCCTTCGTCACCGAGCGGGCCTATCCGGTCAACCCGGTCGGCCGCTTCTTCTATGCGGGGGTCCGCGCGACCTTCTGATTGCCCGGATCAGCCGCGCCGATCGGCCTCGGCGCGCAACAGGGGCCGGAAGGGGAGGGCGCCGTCATCGGCGCCCTTCGCTCACCTCCCAGTAAAGGCCGTCGGAATCGGAGTTGCTGACGGTCTTAACCTCTCTTATTCACGGCGATGCGGTTGGGCGTGTGGAACGGCGTGCAAAAGGGACCCCGTTAGCGGGGTGATCGGCGTCTAAAAGGGACCCCTCATTCTGATGGTGTAGCAGGCTGCCTGGTTTTCCAGGTGGTGAGATCGGGATGTTGGTTGTGGAGACGGTTGTTCGGATTCGGCGGGAGCACGCGGGCGGGAAGGCGATCAAGGCGATTGCGCGGGATCTGCGGTTGTCGCGCAAGGTGGTGCGCAAGGCGATCCGAGCGCCGGAAGGCGCATTTGATTATCGCCGCACGGTTCAGCCGCTGCCCCGGCTTGGACCGTTTCAGGAGCGGCTCGACGTGCTGCTGACGGAGAACGAGGCCCGGCCCCGGCGCGATCGGCTGCGCATGACCCGGATCCATGATCTGCTTTGCCGTGAGGGGTTCGAAGGTTCTTACGACGCGGTCCGACGTTACGCCCGGCGCTGGACGGAAGCGCGGCGCAAGGATGCGGGTGATGGGGCGCCTGCCTTCATCCCGCTCATGTTCAAGCCTGGCGAGGCCTACCAGTTCGACTGGAGCCACGAGGATGTGGAGATCGCGGGCAAGCCGATGCGGGTGAAGGTGGCGCAGATGCGGCTGTGCGCGTCGCGCGCGGTCTACGTCAGGGCCTATCCGCGCGAGACGCAGGAGATGGTGTTCGACGCCCATGCGCGGGGCTTTGCCTTCTTCGGCGGCGTGCCCCTGCGCGGCATCTACGATAACATGAAGACCGCGGTTACCACCGTGTTCGTCGGCAAGGAGCGGGTGTTCAACCGCCGCTTTCTGGTCATGGCCGATCATTACATGGTCGAGCCCACGGCCTGCTCCCCGGCGGCGGGGTGGGAGAAGGGTCAGGTTGAACACCAGGTTCAGACCATCCGAGGCCGCTTCTTCCAGCCTCGCCTGCGCTTTGCCAGCATCGAGGAGCTCAACGGGTGGCTGGAAGCTGAGTGCCTGAGATGGGCCGCAACGCACGCGCATCCCGAGCAGAAGGAGC contains these protein-coding regions:
- the uca gene encoding urea carboxylase; translation: MRADSVLVANRGAIATRIIRTLKAMGLRSVAVHSEADAESLHVLQADEAYCIGPAPAAESYLDADRIIAVAREAGAGLIHPGYGFLAENADFAEKCAGAGIAFIGPTPENIRTFGLKHTARDLAEASGVPLAPGTGLLADAAEAVAAARDIGFPVILKATAGGGGIGMRICRNESDIEDAFASVARLGSSNFGDGGVFLERYIARARHIEVQVFGDGAGRVMPLGERDCSLQRRNQKVVEEAPAPLLDEATRGGLTGAAVRLAQAARYLSAGTVEFLFDAERGDFYFLEMNTRLQVEHGVTEEVMGIDLVEWMIRGARGDFAMLERDPPEPRGHAVQVRLYAEDPALDYRPTSGTLTEVRFPEGIRADTWCAPGSTVSAWYDPMIAKLITHAPTRAEAIAAMHDALGKTRLDGIETNLRWLRDVVRHPDFLAGTVSTKMLGRIEYRPASVTVISGGTATSVQDWPGREGYWAVGVPPSGPMDDLSFRRGNRRLGNPEGTAGLEVTFNGPTLRFASAARICLAGADFGATLDGEAVPRDEPVDVSPGQTLALGRVRGAGARGYILFAGGLDLPAYLGSRATFALGQFGGHAARTLVAGDTLHLAGGGTGAPENLEPMPEFDGKWSLRVMYGPHGAPDFFTPGDIAAILEAEWKVHYNSNRTGVRLVGPKPRWARSDGGEAGLHPSNIHDNPYAIGALDFTGDMPIILGPDGPSLGGFVCPFVVIAADRWKIGQLAPGDRLRFVPIDLAGAEAIGERQKRGYAAPPALVSGRGEVGGLDPVLARIAGSGNRPETVYRQQGDRNILVEYGPIVLDLELRIRVHALLTRLEAMALPGVIDMVPGIRSLQLHFDGERLDQKGALAALMEAEQELGDLDDFTIPSRILHLPLSWRDPATIEAIEKYMAAVRDDAPWCPDNIEFIRRVNGLADADAVKDIVFDASYLVMGLGDVYLGAPVATPVDPRHRLVTTKYNPARTWTPPNVVGIGGAYMCIYGMEGPGGYQLFGRTIQVWNTYRQTDAFREDRPWLLRFFDQIRFFEVSGDELAEWRRDFPTGRRSIEIEHSEFSLAEHRAFLAENAGSIRAFEERRAAAFAAERGQWERDGEFDRISELVEEGAGASGEAAEIELPAGTELVEAPFGGSVWKLLVSEGDDIEAGTTIAVIEAMKMESPLESPGSGRVEAVYIAERQALEPGAPILALRKRA
- the atzF gene encoding allophanate hydrolase, encoding MSGAARTPAPAPAHSPSRQRAREIAAAVNAGDASAEAVMRDALARIAAYDLIQPQTWISRADDEALIGAARRIDARLAAGESLPLAGVPFAAKDNIDVAGLSTTAACPAFAYRPERSATVIERLERAGAICVGKTNLDQFATGLVGTRSPYGIPRNVYNRAHVSGGSSSGSAVSVAAGLVPIALGTDTAGSGRVPAAFNHLTGFKPSKGRWSTRGLVPACRTLDCITVFAHDPADARLVDGILAGFDPEDPYSREAAERALDIRRIGVPRRGQRAWFGDAESERLYDSALARLGSMAELVEIDTAPLDEAASLLYGGPWVAERSAAVEDLLRSDPGQIEPTVRSLLEPGLAITAVDAFKAMYRLAELARQAEDMWRKVDMLAFPTAPRSYRVAELLAEPVALNSHLGRYTNFVNLLDMAAIAVPAGARANDTGFGITLIGPAHSDTALIAAAEAYLSAADLPGPPALDLEGKMESVKLAVVGAHLKDMPLHWQLASRDAHFVGAFETAPTYRLYAMADSVPPKPALVHDETGGAIKVEVYELDCAAFGSFVAEVPAPLAIGTVTLSDGTSVKGFVAEPRATKGAEDITALGGWRAYVARGKE
- a CDS encoding sterol desaturase family protein, producing the protein MSGTRVGNRIIGAEAPVTVGWENIGRVEGGPLKQLVFTYFQPFFLFAVVAFWYWAPNEIAVASTAFMIAVGFKILLLALEWVNPRYDSWRLTWKEFATDLFYVGLGYTVLRMVDVYIGDTVMIEAIQGAFGWDKVAWFTTMPLLVQAIAISMIFDFGQYWMHRGMHNWYPLWLTHAPHHYITQLNINKGSVGNPVELFLIGLGIGGFFDFLPRAFLIAGAIGLTVATYQHINVRFNTPAWWRFIFNTTEHHSVHHSQDYEATRSNYSGTWILWDRLFGTCVDGEAEVLGMEGGRRMDIRETMHFPFTEGYRTLKSNLARRMARVAGPESHEPAE
- a CDS encoding TonB-dependent receptor domain-containing protein, with amino-acid sequence MHFVSRSRSRRTIITAALLSVSGTALLAPPVKAQDISLETAAEEDDVEPEDIFVTGSRLRRDPNLGSASPIVTIEAETIRGGADVTEALREVPALASSVTSAQTLDAGELASGGAVGAATLNLRGLGAERTLVLVNGRRHVAGVAESAIVDINSIPPALIENVEVLTGGASAVYGADAVTGVVNFVLEDDFDGVELGAQGGISGEGDGARLDIYAKLGKNFGDGRGNITLVGEYMRDDGLRFGDRAQYRDGNISDDGPNPFLRFQQGDLGGSGTPNFNAFYNPANGRFPFGFIIPTPGSSTFDSIFSGGVSPTAQEQALIDRAQASPTRLIAPQYQFSITSAGGLILPANFSDPGLDLNGNGNSDCLDSFTGFNGLLDFSGSFGIVGGCWLNTENGVEVVEDGLVASNFNAFGGNAVIFDNNAFLVPQIDRFAINLLSDYDISDSVNAFFEGKYVRQETTFGTALNSFYDLLTVAPDNPFIPPELQPVADNAGGLFITRDPIDLGPNIDTTVAETWRFVGGLEGSLTDEIGFSVSANWGRYETVETNNNNVLLDRFFAAIDVTSDAQGNPVCRSELDPTVRSPSTLFGIPTGEFGYLTFVPGQGECQPANLFGIGTISQEAIDFITTTTTNRFETEQLVLLGIVNGDTSAFLNLPYDAIDFAFGFEYRDESSFSTFDPLVRGILPVTTADGNAGDFVGDLGFSQTSLATPPDEFLQDSGGSFDVVELFGEIGTTLLSGVPAFEELRLELAGRYSDYSTVGGVWTYAVNGFWAPIDDLRFRGTYSRAVRAPNISELFAPPQAAFFRPFDPCDQTEIDALVAIDDPNVQNRIANCRADGIPEGFSDPLSARFAGTISGNPDLREETADTITLGAVLQPSFIPGLGITVDYYNIEIDEAISTIAAQDVVDNCYDSATFPNDFCTSFTRNRDPNSAQFLGFASLNLSTINFVQIQTAGIDASVSYSFAIGEHGFDLSAVGSWVDRIDFFFDPTDPEAIDPELGEIGRPEWSGTASVGYTLGSFRFGYSLQYLSEMGLGDVEIETVDAQFGPIGIADEYFIHDLSASYTFMDDRFEVYGGVNNLTDEQPFVTERAYPVNPVGRFFYAGVRATF
- the istA gene encoding IS21 family transposase, with protein sequence MLVVETVVRIRREHAGGKAIKAIARDLRLSRKVVRKAIRAPEGAFDYRRTVQPLPRLGPFQERLDVLLTENEARPRRDRLRMTRIHDLLCREGFEGSYDAVRRYARRWTEARRKDAGDGAPAFIPLMFKPGEAYQFDWSHEDVEIAGKPMRVKVAQMRLCASRAVYVRAYPRETQEMVFDAHARGFAFFGGVPLRGIYDNMKTAVTTVFVGKERVFNRRFLVMADHYMVEPTACSPAAGWEKGQVEHQVQTIRGRFFQPRLRFASIEELNGWLEAECLRWAATHAHPEQKELTVAEALELERPALQPMLAPFDGFHETAHAVTGTCLISFDRNRYSVMAKAARRAVQVRAYADRIVVRLGDEVIAEHARHFGRDRTIYDPWHYLPVLANKPGALRNGAPFQGWDLPPALTRLRRKLGSGDEADRRFVRVLAAIMTDGLEAVEAAVREALDAGAVSDEVILNILARYRDPPSERPLDVVVDLKLNHPPIADCARYDTVRGLDAAA